One part of the Lachnospiraceae bacterium JLR.KK002 genome encodes these proteins:
- a CDS encoding GNAT family N-acetyltransferase, with amino-acid sequence MALRGLILSLEEMNRATPEDSERFVMEDGLTELLDGIYRYGVQIINLDMFQADTGEKLRAVLELHRLAPEECLLLGASDRTLALAEELEIAAVGYRNPLLPGQSLSGPLILIEGFEEVDFYFLERMYQRKHGLPWTVIETERCVLREIVPEDLEELYELYQGDGITDYIDGLYEDRKKEEEYTRAYIQNMYLFYGYGTWTAVEKSTGAIIGRAGLNNREIHGKPALELGYVIGKPFQNQGYATELCEGILQYAQEGTEFEKIHCLIEKENKISIHLAEKLGFSWEEEVEIQGKNMQRYTKTLHFQTKLFIM; translated from the coding sequence ATGGCATTGCGGGGACTGATTCTGTCTTTGGAGGAAATGAACAGGGCCACACCGGAAGATTCGGAGCGCTTTGTGATGGAGGATGGACTGACAGAGCTTTTAGACGGTATTTACCGTTACGGAGTGCAGATTATTAATCTGGATATGTTTCAGGCAGATACCGGAGAAAAGCTCCGGGCGGTACTGGAGCTGCACAGACTTGCACCGGAGGAATGCCTGCTGCTGGGGGCTTCCGACAGGACCCTTGCCCTGGCAGAGGAACTGGAAATTGCTGCGGTGGGTTACCGCAATCCTCTGCTGCCGGGCCAGAGCCTTTCCGGGCCCCTGATTCTGATAGAGGGATTTGAGGAAGTGGATTTTTATTTTCTGGAACGGATGTATCAGAGGAAACACGGGCTGCCCTGGACGGTAATTGAAACAGAGCGGTGCGTTCTGCGGGAAATCGTGCCGGAGGATCTGGAGGAACTCTACGAGCTGTATCAGGGCGACGGTATTACAGATTATATAGACGGATTGTATGAAGACAGGAAAAAAGAGGAAGAATATACCAGAGCGTATATTCAGAATATGTACCTGTTCTACGGATACGGTACCTGGACTGCAGTGGAAAAATCCACCGGAGCCATCATTGGCAGGGCAGGTCTGAATAATCGGGAGATTCACGGAAAACCGGCGCTGGAGCTGGGATATGTCATAGGAAAACCTTTTCAGAACCAGGGATATGCCACAGAACTCTGTGAGGGAATTCTGCAGTATGCCCAGGAAGGGACAGAATTTGAGAAAATTCACTGTCTGATTGAAAAAGAAAATAAAATTTCCATTCATCTGGCAGAAAAACTTGGCTTTTCCTGGGAGGAAGAAGTGGAAATTCAGGGAAAGAACATGCAAAGGTACACGAAAACGTTGCATTTTCAGACAAAATTATTTATAATGTAA
- a CDS encoding helix-turn-helix domain-containing protein — MSERKSAKELPACPVETTLTLIGDKWKVLILRDLLPGTKRFGELKKSIGSVSQKVLTAQLRDMEENGLVNRKVYAEVPPRVEYSLTELGQSLKPVLDAMWNWGEEYKVSMN; from the coding sequence ATGAGCGAACGAAAATCAGCAAAGGAATTACCTGCCTGTCCTGTGGAAACGACCTTAACTTTAATTGGCGATAAATGGAAAGTATTGATTTTGCGTGACTTGCTTCCTGGTACAAAACGCTTTGGAGAATTAAAGAAGTCCATAGGCAGCGTATCTCAAAAGGTGCTGACTGCCCAGCTTCGTGATATGGAAGAAAACGGTCTTGTCAATCGTAAAGTCTATGCGGAAGTGCCGCCAAGAGTGGAATACTCGCTGACAGAATTAGGGCAAAGTCTGAAACCTGTCCTTGACGCTATGTGGAACTGGGGCGAGGAATATAAAGTGTCCATGAATTGA
- a CDS encoding penicillin-binding transpeptidase domain-containing protein, which produces MKKFLGIIGIFIIVFSLSGCGKSSFDGNRIGNDSQFVMEYKIFNTTDGQSLLLDAGDTIRAKVVVDSGKLSIKIQKDSDTPIYESDNMVASESFDIEIQESGTYKITVTGEKTKGSVSFEKVAGEETEQNEVQQEVSEKTIDLSEAFQDISGCAVIYSPVQEEYSFFNEDMCRQEESPYSTFKIISALSGLQNGVIVDEASTMGYDGTNYGNLDWNGDLTLEEAFQKSCIWYFRKVIDSVGKDKIQEELNGLQYGNCDISEWNGSNINPMEMLNGFWLDSSLKISPLEQVEVLQRIFEGKSDYESDNIEILKRIMLVDQSDTQKIYGKTGSGNGEAWFVGFSESNEERKYFAIYLNDSEQREQVSGNKAKEMALEILK; this is translated from the coding sequence ATGAAAAAGTTTTTAGGTATAATTGGCATTTTTATTATTGTATTTTCATTGAGTGGATGTGGAAAATCATCATTTGACGGCAACAGAATAGGGAATGATAGTCAATTTGTTATGGAGTACAAAATTTTTAATACTACGGATGGACAATCATTATTGTTGGACGCAGGAGATACCATTCGGGCGAAAGTAGTAGTTGACAGTGGGAAACTGTCAATAAAGATTCAAAAAGATAGTGATACACCAATTTATGAAAGCGATAATATGGTAGCCTCTGAAAGTTTTGACATTGAAATTCAAGAGAGCGGAACATATAAGATTACAGTTACAGGGGAAAAAACAAAAGGTAGCGTAAGCTTTGAAAAAGTTGCTGGAGAGGAAACAGAACAGAACGAAGTACAACAAGAAGTAAGTGAAAAGACGATTGATTTAAGCGAAGCATTTCAGGATATTAGTGGCTGTGCGGTGATTTATTCGCCAGTACAAGAGGAATATTCATTTTTTAATGAAGATATGTGCAGGCAAGAAGAATCACCTTATTCTACTTTTAAGATTATTTCAGCTTTATCAGGATTACAAAATGGTGTTATTGTTGACGAAGCATCCACAATGGGATATGACGGGACAAACTATGGAAATTTAGACTGGAATGGGGATTTAACCTTAGAAGAAGCATTCCAAAAATCATGTATATGGTATTTTCGAAAAGTAATAGATTCTGTTGGCAAAGATAAAATACAGGAAGAATTAAATGGATTACAGTATGGGAATTGCGATATTTCGGAGTGGAATGGTAGCAATATTAATCCTATGGAAATGCTGAATGGGTTTTGGTTGGATTCTTCGTTAAAAATTTCGCCATTGGAGCAGGTGGAAGTTTTACAAAGGATATTTGAAGGAAAAAGCGATTATGAAAGCGATAATATAGAAATTTTAAAAAGAATAATGTTAGTAGATCAAAGCGATACACAGAAAATTTATGGAAAAACAGGGAGTGGGAATGGAGAAGCATGGTTCGTTGGCTTTTCTGAATCAAATGAAGAACGGAAATACTTTGCTATATACTTAAATGATAGTGAACAGAGAGAGCAGGTTTCTGGAAATAAAGCAAAAGAAATGGCTTTGGAGATTCTGAAATAG
- a CDS encoding bifunctional (p)ppGpp synthetase/guanosine-3',5'-bis(diphosphate) 3'-pyrophosphohydrolase encodes MKMIQLNEQEELAMHTDDHIKPTKEFVSPESLYEELITSVRRYHPSADISLIEKAYKIADEAHTGQVRKSGEAYIIHPLCVAIILAELELDKETIVAGILHDVVEDTVMTEEEIAQEFSEEVALLVDGVTKLGQLSYDADKVEVQAENLRKMFLAMAKDIRVILIKLADRLHNMRTLKYMKPEKQKEKARETMDIYAPIAQRLGISKIKIELDDLSLKYLEPEAYYDLVEKVAVRKSVREEYVSQLVEEVKSHIKGAGIEASIDGRAKHFFSIYKKMVNQDKTLDQIYDLFAIRIIVNSVKDCYAALGVIHELYKPIPGRFKDYIAMPKPNMYQSLHTTLIGPTGQPFEIQIRTLEMHRTAEFGIAAHWKYKEVSNGNKVTEKNQEEEKLSWLRQILEWQKDMSDNREFMSLLKSDLDLFSDTVFCFTPSGDVKNLPNGSTPIDFAYSIHSAVGNKMIGARANGKLVNIDYVIQNGDRIEVLTSQNSKGPSRDWLNVVKSTQAKNKINQWFRSEFKEENISRGKELLAQYCKTKSINWPELNQTSCQARIMRKYGFRDWESVLAAVGHGGLKEGQIINKMQEYYKKDHKAVLTDEDILRNVANEGMGNAASNGSSSKEKHGKRRSGSGIVVRGINDVAVRFSRCCAPVPGDEIVGFVTRGRGISIHRTDCINIINLSEMERARLLDAEWQAEEGESGRYMAEIKIYGNNRTGLLVDITKILTERQIDINAIHSNTSKQGVATITLSFETKGKEELSSMIDKIRQVESVIDIERTRG; translated from the coding sequence ATGAAAATGATTCAACTGAACGAACAGGAAGAACTGGCCATGCATACGGACGATCATATCAAACCCACCAAAGAATTTGTAAGTCCGGAAAGTCTGTATGAAGAACTGATTACCAGCGTGAGGCGGTATCATCCCTCCGCGGATATTTCGTTGATTGAAAAAGCATATAAGATTGCAGACGAGGCTCATACGGGACAGGTGCGCAAATCAGGGGAGGCCTATATTATCCATCCTCTGTGTGTGGCCATTATTCTTGCGGAGCTGGAGCTGGATAAGGAAACCATTGTTGCAGGAATTCTCCATGATGTAGTAGAAGACACGGTAATGACCGAAGAAGAGATTGCGCAGGAATTCAGCGAGGAAGTAGCCCTGCTGGTGGACGGCGTTACCAAACTGGGACAGTTGTCCTATGACGCTGACAAGGTGGAGGTGCAGGCGGAAAATCTGCGCAAAATGTTTCTGGCCATGGCAAAGGATATCCGGGTTATCCTGATTAAGCTGGCTGACCGGCTGCACAATATGCGTACTTTGAAGTATATGAAGCCGGAAAAACAGAAAGAAAAGGCGCGGGAAACCATGGACATCTACGCTCCCATTGCCCAGCGTCTGGGCATTTCCAAGATAAAAATCGAGCTGGATGATTTGTCACTGAAATATCTGGAACCGGAAGCCTATTATGATCTGGTGGAAAAAGTGGCGGTCCGCAAAAGCGTGCGGGAAGAATATGTATCTCAGCTGGTGGAGGAAGTGAAGAGCCATATAAAAGGCGCCGGGATTGAGGCTTCCATCGACGGACGGGCAAAACATTTTTTCAGTATCTATAAGAAGATGGTGAATCAGGATAAAACGCTGGACCAGATTTACGACCTGTTTGCCATCCGCATTATTGTAAATTCCGTGAAGGACTGTTACGCGGCTCTGGGCGTAATTCACGAACTGTATAAGCCCATTCCGGGGCGGTTCAAGGATTACATTGCCATGCCAAAGCCCAATATGTATCAGTCCCTGCACACCACATTAATCGGCCCCACCGGCCAGCCCTTTGAAATCCAGATTCGTACTCTGGAAATGCACCGGACGGCGGAATTCGGTATTGCCGCCCACTGGAAATACAAGGAAGTTTCCAATGGAAATAAAGTGACGGAGAAAAATCAGGAAGAGGAGAAACTAAGCTGGCTCCGGCAGATTCTGGAGTGGCAGAAAGACATGTCCGACAACCGGGAATTTATGAGCCTGCTGAAAAGCGATCTGGATTTGTTTTCCGACACGGTATTCTGTTTTACTCCTTCCGGGGATGTGAAAAACCTGCCCAACGGTTCTACTCCCATAGACTTTGCCTACAGCATCCATTCTGCTGTGGGAAATAAAATGATTGGCGCCAGGGCAAATGGGAAACTGGTGAATATTGATTATGTGATTCAGAACGGGGACAGAATAGAGGTGCTCACTTCTCAGAATTCCAAAGGTCCAAGCCGGGACTGGCTGAATGTGGTTAAGAGTACCCAGGCGAAAAATAAAATCAATCAGTGGTTCCGCAGTGAGTTCAAAGAGGAAAATATTTCCAGAGGAAAAGAACTTCTGGCCCAGTACTGTAAAACGAAAAGCATTAACTGGCCGGAACTGAATCAGACTTCCTGTCAGGCCCGTATTATGCGGAAATATGGATTCCGGGACTGGGAATCCGTGCTGGCGGCAGTGGGGCACGGCGGCCTGAAAGAAGGTCAGATTATCAATAAAATGCAGGAATATTACAAAAAAGACCACAAAGCGGTGCTTACCGATGAAGATATCCTGCGCAATGTGGCCAATGAGGGGATGGGAAATGCCGCCTCCAACGGAAGCAGCAGTAAAGAGAAGCATGGAAAAAGGCGTTCCGGAAGCGGAATTGTGGTCAGAGGCATTAATGACGTGGCAGTACGGTTTTCCCGCTGCTGCGCACCGGTACCGGGAGATGAAATTGTGGGATTTGTTACCAGAGGAAGGGGTATTTCCATTCATCGTACGGACTGCATTAATATTATCAATCTTTCCGAGATGGAACGGGCGCGTCTTCTGGATGCGGAATGGCAGGCAGAGGAAGGGGAGAGCGGCCGGTATATGGCGGAAATCAAAATATACGGCAATAACCGCACCGGACTGCTGGTGGATATTACGAAAATTCTGACCGAGCGCCAGATTGACATCAATGCCATTCATTCCAACACCAGTAAGCAGGGGGTGGCCACCATCACCCTGTCCTTTGAGACGAAAGGAAAGGAAGAACTGAGCAGCATGATTGATAAAATCCGTCAGGTGGAAAGTGTCATTGATATTGAAAGGACCAGAGGTTAA
- a CDS encoding AAA family ATPase, whose protein sequence is MEETKTELQLIKLSEIQSQEVSWLWFPFIPYGKLTIVQGDPGDGKTTFILNIAAKLSKGESLDSGMNFTKPLNVIYQSAEDGLADTVKPRLEQAGADCEKISVIDEKIKSLSMINERLEEAVIKTGARLLILDPIQAYLGGGMDMNRANEARDMTKKLAALAEKYQCAIVLVGHMNKAAGNKAAYRGMGSIDFFAVARSVLLVGRVEGEENIRAVVQIKNNLAAFGHPKAFALSENGFQWLGDYEITADEVLGGIAPKANKMEQAKRLLRELAETNNAMQSNEIFNLADEQGISKRTLENAKKELGVRAKRINNTWYWELDKIKH, encoded by the coding sequence ATGGAAGAAACAAAAACAGAATTACAGTTGATTAAGTTGTCAGAAATACAGTCGCAGGAAGTTTCTTGGCTTTGGTTCCCATTTATTCCTTATGGCAAGCTGACTATTGTTCAAGGCGATCCGGGTGACGGAAAGACAACATTTATTCTGAACATAGCGGCGAAACTGTCTAAGGGAGAAAGTTTAGACAGTGGAATGAATTTTACAAAGCCTTTGAATGTCATCTATCAGAGTGCGGAGGACGGTCTTGCCGATACAGTCAAGCCCCGGTTAGAACAGGCAGGGGCAGACTGTGAGAAGATCTCGGTCATTGATGAAAAGATAAAATCTCTTTCCATGATAAATGAACGCTTGGAAGAAGCTGTTATAAAGACAGGCGCAAGGCTGTTGATTTTAGACCCGATACAAGCCTATTTGGGCGGCGGCATGGATATGAACCGGGCAAACGAAGCAAGGGATATGACAAAGAAATTAGCGGCACTTGCAGAGAAATACCAGTGTGCGATTGTCCTTGTCGGTCACATGAATAAAGCGGCGGGAAATAAGGCGGCATACCGGGGAATGGGTTCGATTGATTTTTTTGCAGTCGCAAGAAGCGTTCTCTTAGTCGGCAGGGTTGAGGGGGAAGAAAATATAAGGGCTGTGGTGCAGATTAAAAACAACCTTGCGGCGTTCGGACACCCGAAAGCATTTGCATTGTCGGAGAACGGTTTTCAATGGTTAGGGGATTATGAGATTACCGCTGATGAAGTGTTAGGCGGTATCGCCCCGAAAGCAAATAAAATGGAGCAGGCGAAAAGGTTACTCCGGGAACTGGCAGAAACAAACAACGCCATGCAAAGCAATGAGATTTTCAATCTTGCAGACGAACAGGGCATATCAAAACGGACACTGGAAAATGCGAAGAAAGAATTAGGTGTCCGGGCGAAGCGGATAAACAACACATGGTATTGGGAACTGGATAAAATCAAACACTGA
- a CDS encoding glycosyltransferase — translation MKPARIIFIKGPIETLTFFSLQIAEALEEQGLETWFWDMKSPLDSRETFLTFHDFEHTVLLTFNFIGLNGESQFQSEPRATLWEQYHIRICCIMVDHPMYYFRQLSARHSSLTLFCIDWDHQAFTEHFYPEYGRVHFLPLAGTMLPEPRIPYSERETDVIFAGNYAAPENLTRHIRHMDEESREFYFGLIQEFLSRPDQPLEQVLIRRLKEEFPQITREETLSCLHNMTFIDLYVRSWFRRNIILSLAEEGIPVLVLGKDWELSGCSRPKNLLLAGQQDSRTCLSRMRHAKISVNIMPWFKKGAHDRIFNSMLQGCAVVTDYSDYLREILKEGQDSMEFTLEQYHEIGGKVRWLLSHPQEAEAMAEEGYRNASRQHTWKNRACTLLEIISHSNE, via the coding sequence ATGAAACCAGCCCGTATTATTTTCATCAAAGGCCCCATAGAAACACTGACTTTCTTCTCCCTGCAGATTGCAGAAGCCCTGGAAGAACAGGGACTGGAAACCTGGTTCTGGGATATGAAGTCCCCCCTTGACAGCCGGGAAACCTTTCTGACATTCCATGATTTTGAGCACACAGTACTTCTTACTTTCAATTTTATCGGACTGAACGGAGAATCACAGTTCCAGTCAGAGCCCCGCGCCACTCTCTGGGAACAGTATCATATCAGAATCTGCTGCATTATGGTAGATCACCCCATGTATTATTTCCGGCAGCTTTCCGCCCGTCACAGTTCGCTCACCCTGTTCTGTATCGATTGGGACCATCAGGCCTTTACGGAACATTTTTATCCGGAATACGGCAGAGTCCATTTTCTGCCTCTGGCCGGCACCATGCTCCCGGAACCGAGGATACCATATTCGGAACGTGAAACAGACGTAATCTTTGCAGGAAACTATGCGGCTCCGGAAAACCTGACCCGCCATATCAGGCATATGGATGAGGAAAGCCGGGAATTTTATTTTGGTTTGATTCAGGAATTTCTCTCCCGGCCTGACCAGCCCCTGGAGCAGGTACTGATACGCCGTCTGAAAGAAGAATTTCCTCAGATTACCAGAGAAGAAACCCTCTCCTGTCTCCATAACATGACATTTATTGATTTATATGTGCGCTCCTGGTTCCGCAGAAACATTATCCTGTCTCTGGCAGAGGAGGGTATTCCTGTTCTGGTTCTGGGAAAGGACTGGGAGTTGTCCGGGTGCAGCCGCCCCAAAAATCTGCTTCTGGCAGGCCAGCAGGATTCCCGCACCTGCCTTTCCCGGATGAGACATGCAAAGATTTCTGTCAATATTATGCCCTGGTTTAAAAAGGGAGCCCACGACAGGATTTTTAATTCCATGCTTCAGGGCTGTGCTGTAGTAACAGATTATTCAGATTACCTGCGAGAAATCCTGAAGGAAGGGCAGGATTCCATGGAATTCACACTGGAACAGTATCATGAAATCGGCGGGAAAGTCCGCTGGCTTCTCAGTCATCCCCAGGAAGCGGAAGCCATGGCGGAAGAAGGATACCGGAACGCTTCCCGGCAGCATACCTGGAAAAACCGCGCCTGTACCCTGCTGGAAATTATTTCTCATAGCAACGAATGA
- a CDS encoding plasmid recombination protein, producing MTGKGSVNHNSRKFHAKNTDPERSCLNVEYCNENVKDVYHELFDEALARYNAKQTRSDRRIDDYYDKICSGKQEKPFHEIILQIGDKDNMGAKTENGQLAEKVLDKYMRDFQRRNPTLRVFSAYLHMDEATPHLHIDFIPYTTGSKRGLDTRVSLKQALSALGFKGGTRRETELNQWVAYEKEQLAAIMLEQGLEWEKKGTHEKHLSVLDFEKKERAKEVAELEAKKAELQEENATFQEINEDLHEQLLQVDDEIHFLREDLQESRQEAEKAQKQVDKYQKRMNELAPMVKNMEKLAADFSADPEQTLPEAAVMESAKSYREKKAKPLIKKIVQVMRSVYSAYLDISNKFTKLQAAYNRERSGNERLTNRLEEVLEENRELRIVAADFGRVKAVVGSEQINAVINRAKQQERIEAEQKKDVRRKHNREVR from the coding sequence ATGACAGGAAAAGGCTCTGTCAATCATAACAGCAGAAAATTCCATGCTAAGAACACGGACCCGGAGCGAAGCTGTTTGAATGTGGAATACTGCAACGAAAATGTTAAAGATGTATATCACGAATTATTTGATGAAGCACTCGCCCGGTACAATGCGAAGCAGACCAGAAGTGACCGCCGCATTGACGATTATTATGATAAAATCTGTTCCGGCAAGCAGGAGAAACCATTCCATGAGATTATCCTGCAAATCGGGGATAAGGACAACATGGGAGCGAAAACGGAGAATGGACAGCTTGCGGAAAAGGTGCTGGACAAATATATGCGGGACTTCCAACGTAGAAATCCTACATTGAGAGTATTCAGTGCTTATCTCCACATGGACGAAGCTACTCCACATCTCCATATTGATTTTATCCCTTACACGACAGGAAGCAAGCGGGGGCTTGATACAAGAGTTTCCTTGAAACAGGCGTTATCTGCTCTCGGATTTAAAGGCGGAACAAGACGGGAAACGGAATTAAATCAGTGGGTGGCTTATGAGAAAGAACAGCTTGCCGCTATCATGCTGGAACAGGGGCTTGAATGGGAGAAAAAAGGTACACATGAAAAGCATTTATCTGTTCTGGATTTTGAGAAAAAGGAGCGGGCAAAAGAAGTAGCAGAGTTGGAAGCGAAGAAAGCAGAATTACAAGAAGAAAATGCCACTTTTCAAGAAATTAACGAAGATTTGCATGAACAGTTGTTGCAGGTTGATGATGAGATTCATTTCTTGCGGGAAGATTTACAGGAGTCCCGGCAAGAAGCAGAGAAAGCGCAGAAACAGGTGGATAAATATCAGAAGCGCATGAATGAACTTGCTCCTATGGTAAAGAATATGGAGAAGCTGGCGGCAGATTTTTCTGCAGACCCGGAGCAAACGCTTCCAGAAGCAGCGGTTATGGAATCTGCAAAGTCGTATCGGGAGAAGAAGGCAAAGCCGCTAATAAAGAAAATCGTACAAGTAATGCGCTCTGTTTATTCGGCGTATCTGGATATTTCAAATAAGTTTACAAAGCTGCAAGCGGCTTACAATAGGGAACGGAGCGGAAACGAGCGACTGACAAACAGGCTGGAAGAAGTCTTGGAGGAAAACCGAGAATTGCGCATAGTGGCGGCAGATTTTGGGCGTGTAAAGGCGGTGGTCGGCTCTGAACAGATAAACGCTGTGATTAACCGAGCAAAGCAGCAGGAACGGATAGAAGCCGAGCAGAAAAAGGATGTAAGGAGAAAACACAATCGAGAAGTCCGCTGA
- a CDS encoding site-specific integrase, with the protein MSATRDGKMWRCQFYYKDWQGVSHKKNKRGFKTKAEAEQWERDFLQQQQRNLDINFENFVQIYYEDMEHRLRENTMRTKKFIIDLKIIPYFKKKNMNEIKASDIRAWQNALMKKGYSETYLKTVNNQLSAIFNYAVRYYDLKDNPCRKAGSIGKSHAGEKEFWTKQEFKQFLVTVENKPETKMAFLLLYWTGMRIGELLALTYNDIDLEKRTISVNKSYQRIEGRDIITPPKTPKSKRIITIPPFLTEELKEYTSHLYGIMADERMFRFTKSYMEHEIIRGIKASGVKRIRLHDIRHSHASLLVEMGFTPLAIAERLGHEKIETTLNTYSHLYPNKQGELADKLEIENSREEEE; encoded by the coding sequence ATGTCAGCGACAAGGGACGGAAAGATGTGGCGTTGCCAGTTCTATTATAAGGACTGGCAGGGCGTAAGCCACAAGAAGAACAAGAGGGGATTTAAGACAAAAGCGGAAGCGGAACAGTGGGAGCGTGACTTCCTGCAACAGCAGCAGAGGAATTTAGACATCAATTTTGAAAACTTCGTACAAATCTATTATGAGGATATGGAACACCGTCTGCGTGAAAACACCATGCGTACAAAGAAATTCATTATTGATTTGAAAATCATTCCGTATTTCAAGAAAAAGAATATGAATGAGATTAAGGCTTCCGACATTCGGGCTTGGCAAAATGCACTGATGAAAAAAGGATATTCGGAAACGTATCTGAAAACAGTCAATAATCAGTTGTCGGCTATTTTCAATTATGCGGTTCGGTACTATGATTTGAAAGACAATCCATGCAGGAAAGCCGGGAGTATCGGAAAGAGCCATGCAGGGGAAAAGGAGTTTTGGACGAAGCAGGAGTTTAAGCAGTTTCTTGTGACTGTGGAGAACAAGCCGGAAACAAAAATGGCGTTTCTGCTCCTTTACTGGACGGGAATGAGGATTGGAGAATTACTTGCTCTTACCTACAATGATATTGACTTAGAGAAGCGCACCATTTCCGTAAACAAGTCTTATCAGCGGATAGAGGGAAGGGATATTATTACACCGCCCAAAACGCCAAAGAGCAAACGTATCATAACGATACCGCCGTTTCTGACAGAAGAATTAAAAGAGTATACTTCGCACTTATACGGAATTATGGCAGACGAAAGAATGTTCCGTTTTACAAAATCCTATATGGAGCATGAGATTATCAGAGGTATCAAGGCTTCGGGAGTGAAAAGAATACGTTTGCATGATATTCGTCATTCCCACGCTTCGTTACTCGTGGAAATGGGTTTTACGCCATTAGCGATTGCGGAACGGTTAGGGCATGAGAAAATCGAAACAACATTAAATACTTATTCACATTTATATCCCAATAAGCAGGGGGAACTTGCAGATAAATTGGAGATTGAGAACAGCAGGGAGGAAGAAGAATGA